In Musa acuminata AAA Group cultivar baxijiao chromosome BXJ3-11, Cavendish_Baxijiao_AAA, whole genome shotgun sequence, one DNA window encodes the following:
- the LOC135652366 gene encoding transcription factor BEE 3-like isoform X2 — translation MAEFAQGLDCLLPSFLSMDADPSLELMSQLAELNGSAMENPSMGVMGYSSDHHFSLLPFTDDLFSFLSIPEPEHCSGDRKRKTMAAPHTSSGSHSELFSEDGTAEAKTKKKKKKNGGKSNSKQVEKPEEVVHVRARRGEATDSHSLAERERRKKINERMRRLQNQIPGCHKTMGMARMLDQTISYVRSLQNQVEFLSMELSAASYLSDFGLGVDAIATAQAEKAHEGGEAGRLLRKRHGDCTGFHMPF, via the exons ATGGCAGAGTTTGCTCAGGGACTCGACTGCCTCTTGCCATCCTTTCTTTCCATGGATGCCGACCCGAGCTTGGAGCTGATGAGCCAGCTCGCGGAGCTAAATGGCTCCGCAATGGAGAACCCAAGCATGGGAGTGATGGGTTACTCCAGCGATCACCATTTCTCGTTGCTGCCATTTACTGATGACTTGTTCAGCTTCTTGTCAATTCCAGAGCCGGAGCATTGTTCTGGAGACAGGAAAAGGAAGACGATGGCGGCACCTCATACAAGTTCCGGGAGCCATTCCGAGCTCTTCTCAGAGGATGGAACGGCAGAAGCTAaaactaagaagaagaagaagaagaat GGAGGCAAGAGCAATTCAAAGCAGGTGGAGAAGCCAGAGGAGGTGGTTCATGTGAGGGCAAGAAGAGGCGAGGCCACTGACAGCCACAGCCTAGCTGAGAGG gagagaaggaagaagatcaATGAAAGAATGAGACGATTACAGAACCAAATTCCTGGATGTCACAAG ACAATGGGCATGGCTCGGATGCTGGATCAAACTATTAGCTACGTGCGATCACTGCAGAACCAAGTTGAG TTTCTTTCCATGGAACTTTCGGCCGCCAGTTACTTGTCTGACTTCGGATTGGGCGTGGATGCCATTGCAACAGCACAG GCAGAGAAAGCACACGAGGGAGGGGAGGCAGGGAGACTGCTGAGGAAGAGACATGGAGACTGCACCGGCTTCCACATGCCTTTCTGA
- the LOC135652366 gene encoding transcription factor bHLH75-like isoform X1 yields MAEFAQGLDCLLPSFLSMDADPSLELMSQLAELNGSAMENPSMGVMGYSSDHHFSLLPFTDDLFSFLSIPEPEHCSGDRKRKTMAAPHTSSGSHSELFSEDGTAEAKTKKKKKKNFQGGKSNSKQVEKPEEVVHVRARRGEATDSHSLAERERRKKINERMRRLQNQIPGCHKTMGMARMLDQTISYVRSLQNQVEFLSMELSAASYLSDFGLGVDAIATAQAEKAHEGGEAGRLLRKRHGDCTGFHMPF; encoded by the exons ATGGCAGAGTTTGCTCAGGGACTCGACTGCCTCTTGCCATCCTTTCTTTCCATGGATGCCGACCCGAGCTTGGAGCTGATGAGCCAGCTCGCGGAGCTAAATGGCTCCGCAATGGAGAACCCAAGCATGGGAGTGATGGGTTACTCCAGCGATCACCATTTCTCGTTGCTGCCATTTACTGATGACTTGTTCAGCTTCTTGTCAATTCCAGAGCCGGAGCATTGTTCTGGAGACAGGAAAAGGAAGACGATGGCGGCACCTCATACAAGTTCCGGGAGCCATTCCGAGCTCTTCTCAGAGGATGGAACGGCAGAAGCTAaaactaagaagaagaagaagaagaat TTTCAGGGAGGCAAGAGCAATTCAAAGCAGGTGGAGAAGCCAGAGGAGGTGGTTCATGTGAGGGCAAGAAGAGGCGAGGCCACTGACAGCCACAGCCTAGCTGAGAGG gagagaaggaagaagatcaATGAAAGAATGAGACGATTACAGAACCAAATTCCTGGATGTCACAAG ACAATGGGCATGGCTCGGATGCTGGATCAAACTATTAGCTACGTGCGATCACTGCAGAACCAAGTTGAG TTTCTTTCCATGGAACTTTCGGCCGCCAGTTACTTGTCTGACTTCGGATTGGGCGTGGATGCCATTGCAACAGCACAG GCAGAGAAAGCACACGAGGGAGGGGAGGCAGGGAGACTGCTGAGGAAGAGACATGGAGACTGCACCGGCTTCCACATGCCTTTCTGA
- the LOC135652366 gene encoding transcription factor bHLH75-like isoform X3, giving the protein MAEFAQGLDCLLPSFLSMDADPSLELMSQLAELNGSAMENPSMGVMGYSSDHHFSLLPFTDDLFSFLSIPEPEHCSGDRKRKTMAAPHTSSGSHSELFSEDGTAEAKTKKKKKKNFQGGKSNSKQVEKPEEVVHVRARRGEATDSHSLAERERRKKINERMRRLQNQIPGCHKTMGMARMLDQTISYVRSLQNQFLSMELSAASYLSDFGLGVDAIATAQAEKAHEGGEAGRLLRKRHGDCTGFHMPF; this is encoded by the exons ATGGCAGAGTTTGCTCAGGGACTCGACTGCCTCTTGCCATCCTTTCTTTCCATGGATGCCGACCCGAGCTTGGAGCTGATGAGCCAGCTCGCGGAGCTAAATGGCTCCGCAATGGAGAACCCAAGCATGGGAGTGATGGGTTACTCCAGCGATCACCATTTCTCGTTGCTGCCATTTACTGATGACTTGTTCAGCTTCTTGTCAATTCCAGAGCCGGAGCATTGTTCTGGAGACAGGAAAAGGAAGACGATGGCGGCACCTCATACAAGTTCCGGGAGCCATTCCGAGCTCTTCTCAGAGGATGGAACGGCAGAAGCTAaaactaagaagaagaagaagaagaat TTTCAGGGAGGCAAGAGCAATTCAAAGCAGGTGGAGAAGCCAGAGGAGGTGGTTCATGTGAGGGCAAGAAGAGGCGAGGCCACTGACAGCCACAGCCTAGCTGAGAGG gagagaaggaagaagatcaATGAAAGAATGAGACGATTACAGAACCAAATTCCTGGATGTCACAAG ACAATGGGCATGGCTCGGATGCTGGATCAAACTATTAGCTACGTGCGATCACTGCAGAACCAA TTTCTTTCCATGGAACTTTCGGCCGCCAGTTACTTGTCTGACTTCGGATTGGGCGTGGATGCCATTGCAACAGCACAG GCAGAGAAAGCACACGAGGGAGGGGAGGCAGGGAGACTGCTGAGGAAGAGACATGGAGACTGCACCGGCTTCCACATGCCTTTCTGA